One Syntrophaceae bacterium DNA window includes the following coding sequences:
- a CDS encoding prepilin-type N-terminal cleavage/methylation domain-containing protein, with protein sequence MLKKRNQKGFTLIEIIAVLVILGILAAIAIPKYLDMQADAKNKAVAGALSGLISAASMEYGQKLLQGTASATSFTATSPVTVGDFQGTIAGTAGTYTATVTVGPTGDYMTGVSTTYSIKTFKLF encoded by the coding sequence ATGCTGAAAAAAAGGAATCAGAAGGGCTTCACGCTGATCGAAATCATCGCGGTTCTGGTTATTCTCGGAATTCTCGCGGCAATCGCCATTCCGAAATACCTCGATATGCAGGCGGATGCCAAGAACAAGGCCGTTGCGGGTGCGCTTTCGGGATTGATCTCCGCGGCGTCGATGGAATATGGACAGAAACTGCTTCAGGGGACGGCGAGCGCAACCAGTTTCACCGCGACGTCTCCGGTCACCGTCGGAGATTTTCAGGGAACGATCGCGGGCACAGCCGGTACTTACACGGCTACCGTCACGGTTGGGCCGACTGGTGATTACATGACGGGGGTCAGCACAACCTATTCGATTAAAACGTTTAAGCTGTTTTAG
- a CDS encoding sigma-54-dependent Fis family transcriptional regulator: MQIKQRKRINVSLYVIIPLIFSGIPIISILVTYRLITYEQKLSSVDFTQILIWAASLGAVTFVVAFLILWTILKPVEEFVQKTESLNLLPPPSENELVPKKKQRDEVQRYSDVLSQVTNILSKVEARELFPGIIGQSRSIREIFGQIVKVAPTESTVMISGESGTGKELVATAIFEHSTRSKKPFITINCVAIPEGLLESELFGHEKGSFTGAIAQKKGKFELADGGTIFLDEIGDMPLATQAKLLRVLQERVFERVGGTKQIEVDVRFIAATNKDLREMVKEGTFREDLFYRVNVFSIWLPALRERKEDIPALVDHFLNAKEKAKKITPEAMNVLLGYSWPGNVRELRNVIERAAVIAENDIEMMHLPPEVRGESSRIQLKQEFSVTEGNTLDDRLSEIEKGMIIEAITRAGGVQVRAAEILGINQRSLWHRIRKYGIDAAAIKKATKFVD; encoded by the coding sequence ATGCAGATCAAGCAGAGGAAAAGGATAAATGTAAGCTTATATGTCATCATTCCTTTGATATTCAGCGGTATTCCGATCATAAGCATATTGGTGACATACAGGCTCATCACGTATGAGCAGAAACTGAGTTCGGTTGATTTTACACAGATACTAATCTGGGCGGCTTCATTGGGGGCCGTTACTTTTGTTGTAGCATTTTTAATCTTGTGGACGATTCTGAAACCGGTCGAGGAATTCGTCCAGAAGACGGAAAGCCTCAATCTGCTGCCGCCACCTTCTGAAAACGAGTTGGTGCCGAAAAAAAAACAGAGGGATGAAGTTCAACGATATTCAGACGTCCTGTCTCAAGTTACAAACATCCTATCAAAAGTTGAAGCAAGAGAGCTATTTCCGGGAATCATCGGCCAGAGCAGGAGTATACGCGAGATCTTCGGCCAGATCGTGAAAGTGGCGCCGACGGAATCAACAGTCATGATTTCCGGGGAGAGCGGAACGGGAAAGGAGCTTGTAGCAACTGCAATCTTCGAACACAGCACGCGTAGCAAAAAACCATTTATTACTATAAATTGCGTTGCAATTCCGGAAGGACTTCTTGAAAGTGAGCTATTCGGCCATGAGAAAGGATCTTTTACGGGAGCAATCGCGCAAAAGAAAGGTAAATTTGAACTGGCTGATGGGGGAACAATCTTCCTCGATGAAATAGGAGACATGCCCCTGGCAACGCAGGCAAAATTGCTGAGAGTCCTGCAGGAGAGGGTGTTCGAGAGAGTCGGTGGTACGAAACAGATCGAAGTGGATGTTCGTTTTATAGCCGCTACAAACAAAGATCTGCGTGAAATGGTGAAGGAAGGAACCTTCCGCGAAGATCTTTTTTATAGGGTAAACGTATTTTCAATATGGCTCCCCGCATTACGTGAACGCAAGGAAGACATTCCAGCACTGGTGGATCATTTTCTGAACGCAAAGGAAAAAGCAAAGAAGATTACACCGGAGGCGATGAACGTTCTACTTGGTTATTCATGGCCGGGAAACGTGCGGGAGTTACGCAATGTGATAGAAAGAGCGGCCGTGATCGCAGAGAATGATATCGAAATGATGCACCTGCCTCCCGAGGTGAGAGGCGAGAGCAGCAGAATTCAACTCAAGCAGGAATTTTCCGTAACAGAAGGAAATACACTTGACGACCGGCTCAGTGAGATTGAAAAAGGGATGATCATCGAAGCGATTACCAGGGCGGGAGGGGTTCAGGTTCGGGCGGCAGAGATTCTGGGAATAAACCAAAGGAGCCTTTGGCACCGGATCCGGAAATACGGCATAGACGCAGCTGCGATAAAGAAAGCTACAAAATTTGTAGATTAA
- a CDS encoding type II secretion system F family protein yields the protein MPTFAYQAINENGVTVSGTIEADTPEMVNNILAARGFIPAKVTSADAGTQKGFMAKLNATFGSVSPPELILFTKQFRTLLLAGVPILRLLQVLEAQTQSAILKKAIGQMDMDIKGGATLTDAMEKHPKVFIPLYRSMIHAGEVSGTVPDVLERLSYILEHEHKIRSDVKAALQYPIIVLVALSIAFVVLLTFVIPRFVGIFLRAGIELPWPTKAAMTLYQFLNNYWHIIIAAVFLIIFGLRYYFKTERGALARDRFLLKLPLLGSLFQKASMSRFASIFSILQSSGVQILTTMKVLIGTIGNSAIAREFARVQEMMQQGLGLAQPLRRAKYFPPMVVDMVAIGEESGNIEEMMRVISKHYDEEVEYQVKRLSDLIGPILVVGLAVVVGFFALAVFLPMWDMTKLAK from the coding sequence ATGCCCACCTTCGCCTACCAGGCGATCAATGAAAACGGAGTGACCGTTTCCGGAACCATCGAGGCGGACACACCGGAAATGGTGAATAACATCCTTGCGGCCAGGGGTTTTATCCCCGCCAAGGTCACCTCTGCGGATGCCGGCACACAAAAAGGCTTCATGGCCAAATTGAACGCTACCTTTGGTTCTGTCAGTCCCCCGGAATTGATTCTCTTCACCAAGCAGTTCCGGACTCTCCTTCTTGCCGGGGTTCCGATTCTCAGGCTGCTTCAGGTTCTGGAGGCGCAAACTCAGAGTGCGATCCTGAAGAAAGCCATCGGCCAGATGGACATGGACATCAAGGGGGGAGCCACCCTGACAGACGCAATGGAAAAGCATCCGAAGGTTTTCATCCCCCTGTACCGCAGCATGATCCATGCGGGAGAGGTCAGCGGGACGGTTCCGGATGTCTTGGAGCGTTTGAGCTATATCCTGGAACATGAACACAAGATCAGATCGGACGTGAAGGCAGCACTGCAATATCCAATTATCGTTCTGGTAGCCTTGAGCATCGCCTTTGTTGTTCTTCTGACATTCGTGATTCCAAGATTCGTAGGGATTTTTTTGAGGGCAGGCATTGAACTGCCATGGCCGACGAAAGCAGCCATGACGCTGTATCAGTTCCTGAACAACTATTGGCATATCATTATTGCAGCCGTCTTCCTGATCATCTTCGGTCTACGCTATTACTTCAAGACAGAACGAGGTGCTTTGGCAAGAGACAGGTTTCTATTGAAACTGCCGCTGTTAGGGTCTCTTTTCCAGAAGGCGTCCATGTCCCGGTTTGCCAGCATCTTTTCCATCCTTCAATCAAGTGGCGTACAGATCCTGACGACCATGAAGGTTCTGATCGGAACAATCGGCAATTCGGCCATTGCAAGGGAGTTTGCAAGGGTGCAGGAAATGATGCAGCAGGGTTTGGGGCTTGCCCAGCCGCTGAGAAGGGCGAAATATTTTCCTCCCATGGTAGTAGACATGGTGGCAATTGGCGAAGAATCCGGGAATATTGAAGAAATGATGAGGGTCATATCCAAGCATTACGACGAAGAGGTGGAATATCAGGTCAAACGCCTCTCGGACCTGATAGGACCGATCCTGGTTGTTGGACTTGCCGTGGTCGTTGGATTTTTTGCACTCGCAGTATTCCTGCCCATGTGGGATATGACGAAGCTTGCCAAATAG
- a CDS encoding type II/IV secretion system protein, protein MRVKKKLGELLVENGLITEDQLSQALSSHKKSGVRLGQYLTRQGIVQESQVIDLLSSQLKIEQYRPEQYPIDIDLAILIPSDFAQKNQVVPIRKRGRLLTVALTDPLDINVLDAIEITADSEVEPVICTEREFNQLFNTMYGAQTGLSTVLDTIETEELEQEKEAAQQDIQVSTLQDMAVEAPVIRLVNSIFSQAIREGASDIHVSPQQHNISLRFRIDGKLYEVPSPPKSLGLPITARLKILAGMDITVTRMPQDGRFTLKMENREINVRVSSMPTIYGENVVLRLLDMRTGIYTLNRLGMSEDDRLKIEAMSQKPYGMILSTGPTGSGKSTSLYSILNEINRPDIHIITLEDPVEYRVNNIRQVQLNRKAGMTFASGLRSILRQDPDVIMVGEIRDSETASIAVQAALTGHRLFSTVHTNDAAGAITRFIDMGIEPFLVSSILLVSFAQRLVRTVCPYCKESYQPPRKALEAWGLENARDANFTRGKGCYQCLNTGYRGRTGVFEVLVNDEMIQEMILRKESSQDITRAAVAAGKLRTLKEDAAAKVLAGITTLEEAASSVMV, encoded by the coding sequence TCTCACAGGCGCTGTCTTCGCACAAGAAGTCCGGTGTCAGACTGGGGCAATATCTGACACGACAGGGGATTGTGCAAGAGAGCCAGGTGATCGATTTGCTTAGCAGTCAGCTAAAGATAGAGCAGTACCGTCCGGAACAGTACCCCATTGATATCGACCTGGCCATCCTGATCCCTTCAGACTTCGCACAGAAGAACCAGGTCGTCCCGATCAGGAAACGGGGGCGCCTTCTGACGGTTGCGCTGACCGATCCGCTGGACATCAATGTGCTGGATGCCATCGAGATCACAGCGGACTCCGAAGTAGAGCCGGTCATCTGCACGGAGCGGGAGTTCAATCAGCTATTTAACACCATGTACGGCGCGCAAACCGGTTTGAGCACGGTTCTCGACACGATCGAAACGGAAGAGTTGGAGCAGGAAAAGGAAGCCGCCCAGCAGGATATCCAGGTGTCCACCCTGCAGGACATGGCTGTGGAAGCCCCGGTTATCCGGCTGGTGAATTCGATCTTCTCCCAGGCCATTCGGGAAGGCGCCAGCGATATCCACGTCAGCCCCCAGCAGCACAATATCTCGCTCAGGTTTCGCATCGACGGCAAGCTATACGAGGTGCCTTCGCCACCAAAGTCCCTGGGACTTCCGATCACTGCCAGGCTCAAGATCCTCGCAGGCATGGACATCACAGTCACAAGAATGCCTCAGGATGGACGTTTTACACTCAAGATGGAAAACCGGGAGATCAACGTCCGCGTCTCCTCCATGCCGACCATCTACGGCGAGAACGTGGTGCTCCGTCTCCTCGATATGAGAACGGGAATCTATACCCTGAATCGCCTGGGCATGAGCGAGGATGACCGCCTGAAGATCGAGGCCATGAGCCAGAAACCATACGGAATGATCCTCAGCACGGGACCCACCGGAAGCGGCAAGAGCACCAGCCTGTATTCAATTCTGAACGAAATCAATCGACCCGACATTCATATCATCACACTGGAAGATCCAGTCGAATACCGGGTGAACAACATCCGCCAGGTTCAGCTAAACCGCAAAGCCGGCATGACCTTCGCGAGCGGTCTCCGCTCCATTCTCAGGCAAGACCCGGATGTCATCATGGTCGGTGAAATCCGCGACTCCGAGACCGCCTCCATCGCAGTTCAGGCAGCCCTGACAGGACACCGCCTCTTCAGTACGGTTCACACGAACGATGCAGCCGGGGCGATTACACGATTTATCGATATGGGTATCGAACCGTTTCTCGTATCCTCGATCCTTCTCGTTTCGTTTGCCCAGCGGCTTGTTCGGACGGTATGCCCCTATTGCAAGGAATCCTATCAGCCGCCCCGCAAGGCCCTCGAGGCGTGGGGATTGGAGAATGCCCGAGATGCCAATTTTACGAGGGGGAAGGGTTGCTATCAGTGCCTGAACACGGGATACAGGGGACGAACTGGTGTCTTCGAGGTCCTGGTTAATGACGAGATGATCCAAGAGATGATCCTGAGAAAGGAATCGAGCCAGGACATCACTCGAGCTGCAGTAGCGGCGGGTAAACTCCGGACATTGAAGGAAGACGCAGCAGCCAAGGTTCTGGCAGGGATCACAACACTGGAAGAGGCGGCATCATCCGTCATGGTATAA